From the genome of Candidatus Dormiibacterota bacterium, one region includes:
- a CDS encoding SDR family oxidoreductase, giving the protein MDLGLEGRVALVTGGARGIGASIGASLAAEGCTVYLADVDGMAARASAKSLVQIGRRAFGLELDVSDFQAATRAVEAVLAQSGSLDILINSAGILKKGSLASSTMGDWEDVSRINVGGVLACSQAALPAMSERGYGKIVNVASISAVKGGGSIGNALYGASKAAVIALTKGFAREYGGAGINVNAIAPAVTQTPMTADALLEAHVYDQVSRSIPLGRVAQPHEIAALVTFLVSDVASYIHGSTIVIDGGLLIA; this is encoded by the coding sequence ATGGATCTAGGTCTGGAAGGGCGAGTCGCACTCGTTACGGGCGGCGCGAGAGGGATAGGTGCGAGCATCGGAGCCTCGCTCGCGGCGGAAGGCTGCACCGTCTATTTGGCCGATGTTGACGGCATGGCCGCACGAGCATCCGCGAAATCCCTGGTACAGATTGGCAGGCGCGCGTTTGGCCTCGAGCTCGACGTCAGCGATTTTCAGGCCGCGACGAGGGCCGTAGAGGCCGTTCTTGCGCAATCCGGCTCGCTGGATATTCTCATCAATAGTGCGGGAATTTTAAAAAAGGGTTCGCTCGCATCGTCGACGATGGGCGATTGGGAAGACGTCTCTCGTATAAACGTCGGTGGGGTCCTCGCCTGTTCGCAGGCTGCGTTGCCCGCGATGTCCGAACGAGGTTACGGAAAAATCGTGAACGTTGCGTCGATCTCTGCAGTGAAGGGCGGCGGTTCGATCGGCAACGCCCTCTACGGAGCCAGCAAAGCCGCGGTTATCGCCTTAACGAAGGGGTTTGCCCGCGAGTACGGGGGAGCAGGCATCAACGTGAATGCGATCGCTCCGGCCGTCACCCAGACGCCAATGACTGCGGACGCATTGTTGGAAGCGCATGTCTACGATCAGGTCTCCCGCTCGATACCGCTCGGGCGCGTCGCGCAGCCGCACGAAATCGCGGCGCTCGTCACGTTCCTGGTCTCGGACGTCGCTAGCTATATTCATGGATCGACCATCGTGATCGACGGCGGTTTACTCATCGCATAG